The Petropleomorpha daqingensis genome includes a window with the following:
- the coaA gene encoding type I pantothenate kinase, protein MVAVTAGTRTQISPYAVFDRGSWRALAAGSALPLDEAGLRALASLGDRIDLDEVATVYLPLARLLDLHVTASRRLWAAQHAFLGDSTEKVPYVIAVAGSVAVGKSTTARLLQTLLAASPGSPRVDLVTTDGFLLPNAVLESRGLLGRKGFPESYDRRALLRFLADVKSGVPEASAPVYDHSSYDIVPGARQAVDRPDILVLEGLNVLQAGRRADGTAPEVFLSDFFDFSVYVDAAEADIQQWYVERFLELRRTAFADTSAYFHRFAGLSDDQARETALGIWAAVNGPNLRDNIAPTRSRARLVLQKSADHSVRRVLLRKL, encoded by the coding sequence ATGGTCGCCGTGACGGCAGGGACGCGCACCCAGATCTCGCCCTACGCGGTGTTCGATCGCGGCTCGTGGCGAGCCCTCGCGGCCGGCTCCGCGCTGCCCCTCGACGAGGCCGGGCTGCGCGCGCTGGCCAGCCTCGGCGACCGCATCGACCTCGACGAGGTGGCCACGGTCTACCTCCCGCTGGCCCGCCTGCTCGATCTGCACGTCACCGCCAGCCGGCGGCTGTGGGCCGCCCAGCACGCCTTCCTCGGCGACTCGACGGAGAAGGTGCCCTACGTCATCGCCGTCGCCGGCAGCGTCGCCGTCGGCAAGAGCACCACCGCGCGGCTGCTGCAGACCCTCCTGGCCGCCTCCCCCGGCTCGCCGCGCGTCGACCTGGTCACCACCGACGGGTTCCTGCTGCCCAACGCCGTGCTCGAGTCGCGCGGGCTGCTCGGCCGCAAGGGCTTTCCGGAGAGCTACGACCGGCGGGCGCTGCTGCGCTTCCTCGCCGACGTGAAGTCCGGCGTCCCGGAGGCCTCCGCGCCGGTCTACGACCACTCGTCCTACGACATCGTCCCGGGAGCCCGGCAGGCGGTCGACCGGCCGGACATCCTCGTGCTGGAGGGCCTCAACGTGCTGCAGGCCGGCCGGCGGGCCGACGGCACCGCCCCCGAGGTGTTCCTCTCCGACTTCTTCGACTTCTCCGTCTACGTCGACGCCGCCGAGGCCGACATCCAGCAGTGGTACGTCGAGCGGTTCCTCGAGCTGCGGCGCACCGCGTTCGCCGACACCTCGGCGTACTTCCACCGCTTCGCCGGGCTGTCGGACGACCAGGCCCGGGAGACGGCGCTGGGCATCTGGGCGGCCGTCAACGGGCCGAACCTGCGGGACAACATCGCGCCGACCCGCTCCCGCGCGCGCCTGGTCCTGCAGAAGTCGGCGGACCACTCCGTCCGGCGCGTGCTGCTGCGCAAGCTCTGA
- a CDS encoding YbhB/YbcL family Raf kinase inhibitor-like protein: protein MADRPVPPNPYDFLPQVPSFAVTSTDISEGETLPMPHASGRFGVEGGEDRSPQLSWSGFPEGTRGFAVTCYDPDAPTASGFWHWIVTGIPASVTELPAGAGEEGGANLPEGAYMLRNDGGFAGYIGAAPPAGHGPHRYYFVVHALDTDDLGVPAEGSPAFHGFNLFGHTLARGTLVATFES, encoded by the coding sequence ATGGCCGACCGGCCCGTGCCGCCCAACCCCTACGACTTCCTGCCCCAGGTGCCGAGCTTTGCCGTGACGAGCACCGACATCAGCGAGGGCGAGACGCTGCCCATGCCGCACGCCAGCGGCCGGTTCGGCGTCGAGGGCGGCGAGGACCGCTCCCCCCAGCTATCCTGGTCGGGCTTCCCGGAGGGCACCCGCGGCTTCGCGGTGACCTGCTACGACCCGGACGCGCCCACGGCCAGCGGGTTCTGGCACTGGATCGTCACCGGTATCCCGGCGTCGGTCACCGAGCTGCCCGCCGGGGCCGGCGAGGAGGGCGGCGCGAACCTGCCCGAGGGCGCGTACATGCTGCGCAACGACGGCGGCTTCGCCGGCTACATCGGCGCGGCGCCGCCGGCCGGGCACGGTCCGCACCGGTACTACTTCGTCGTCCACGCGCTGGACACCGACGACCTGGGCGTGCCGGCGGAGGGGTCGCCGGCCTTCCACGGGTTCAACCTGTTCGGTCACACCCTGGCCCGCGGCACCCTGGTCGCCACCTTCGAGTCGTGA
- the gcvP gene encoding aminomethyl-transferring glycine dehydrogenase produces MTDRALPSLSELDPSGSFAARHIGSRPDETAEMLAVVGFDSLDALVDATVPEDVRDRTPLALPPAADEAAVLAQLRERAAANEVYTSMIGLGYHGTLTPAVIQRNILENPAWYTAYTPYQPEISQGRLEALLNFQTMVADLTGLPVAGASMLDEATAAAEAMTLVRRAGRAKADAVFVVDADTLPQTLAVLETRADPLGIRLHVADLSGGWPADLPEAGAFGVLLSYPGASGAVRDHRALAAAAHDAGAAVVVAADLLALTLLEAPGEWGADVAVGTTQRFGVPLGYGGPHAGYLSVRESMARQLPGRLVGVSVDADGDVAYRLALQTREQHIRREKATSNICTAQVLLAVMAGAYAVYHGAEGLTEIAARVHRSAQALAGWLTDGGLELVHAEYFDTLAVRVPGRAAEVVAAAAARRINLWQVDDDVVQVACDETTTPAVLRAVAESFGVAAGELPGGGADALPAQLRRTTPFLTHPVFTVHRSETELMRYLRALSDKDLALDRTMIPLGSCTMKLNSAVEMAAITWPEFAHLHPFAPAEQARGYRQLIDELCADLAEITGYAAVSVQPNAGSQGEFAGLLAIHRYHRSRGDEQRDVCLIPSSAHGTNAASAVMAGFRVVVVACDDAGNVDLGDLRAKIEQHAERLAAIMLTYPSTHGVFETEVQEICAAVHDAGGQVYVDGANLNAMVGLARPGRFGSDVSHLNLHKTFCIPHGGGGPGVGPIGVADHLVPFLPGHPLAETGGQGPAVSGAPWGSAGILPISWAYLRLMGPDGLKQATEHAILTANYVAARLREHFPVLYTGATGLVAHECILDIRPLTKATGITNDDIAKRLIDFGFHAPTMSFPVAGTLMVEPTESEDKGEIDRFVEAMATIRAEIEKVATGEYDRGDNPLRNAPHTLAMVAGEWERPYPRSVAVHPVPGLVGRSYLSPVRRIDQAYGDRHLVCACPSPEAFAEPDPAEVAADLDGGRTPSRAESAPDDRGTTEDVVRV; encoded by the coding sequence GTGACCGACCGCGCGCTGCCGAGTCTTTCCGAGCTCGATCCGTCCGGGTCCTTCGCGGCCCGCCACATCGGCTCGCGGCCGGACGAGACGGCGGAGATGCTCGCCGTGGTCGGCTTCGACTCCCTCGACGCGCTGGTCGACGCCACCGTGCCCGAGGACGTCCGCGACCGCACGCCGCTGGCGCTGCCGCCCGCCGCCGACGAGGCCGCCGTCCTCGCCCAGCTCCGTGAACGCGCCGCGGCCAACGAGGTCTACACCTCGATGATCGGGTTGGGGTACCACGGCACCCTCACGCCGGCGGTCATCCAGCGCAACATCCTCGAGAACCCGGCCTGGTACACCGCCTACACGCCCTACCAGCCCGAGATCAGCCAGGGCCGCCTGGAGGCGCTGCTCAACTTCCAGACGATGGTCGCCGACCTCACCGGCCTGCCGGTCGCCGGGGCCTCGATGCTCGACGAGGCCACCGCCGCCGCCGAGGCGATGACCTTGGTCCGCCGGGCGGGTCGCGCGAAGGCCGACGCCGTCTTCGTCGTCGACGCCGACACCTTGCCGCAGACCCTCGCCGTCCTGGAGACCCGCGCCGATCCGCTGGGCATCCGGCTGCACGTCGCCGACCTGTCCGGCGGCTGGCCGGCCGACCTGCCCGAGGCCGGCGCGTTCGGTGTGCTGCTGTCCTACCCGGGTGCCAGCGGTGCCGTGCGCGACCACCGCGCGCTGGCCGCCGCCGCGCACGACGCCGGCGCCGCCGTCGTCGTGGCCGCCGACCTGCTGGCGCTGACCCTGCTGGAGGCACCCGGGGAGTGGGGCGCCGACGTCGCCGTCGGCACCACCCAGCGCTTCGGGGTGCCGCTCGGCTACGGCGGCCCGCACGCCGGCTACCTGTCGGTGCGGGAGAGCATGGCCCGCCAGCTGCCCGGCCGGCTGGTCGGCGTCTCGGTGGACGCCGACGGCGACGTCGCCTACCGGCTGGCGCTGCAGACCCGCGAGCAGCACATCCGCCGGGAGAAGGCGACCAGCAACATCTGCACGGCCCAGGTGCTGCTGGCGGTCATGGCCGGCGCCTACGCCGTCTACCACGGCGCCGAGGGGCTGACCGAGATCGCCGCCCGCGTGCACCGCAGCGCCCAGGCGCTGGCCGGCTGGCTGACCGACGGCGGCCTGGAGCTGGTGCACGCCGAGTACTTCGACACCCTCGCCGTCCGCGTACCCGGCCGGGCCGCCGAGGTGGTCGCGGCCGCCGCGGCGCGGCGGATCAACCTCTGGCAGGTGGACGACGACGTCGTCCAGGTGGCCTGCGACGAGACGACGACGCCGGCGGTCCTGCGCGCGGTGGCCGAGTCCTTCGGCGTGGCAGCGGGCGAACTGCCCGGCGGCGGCGCGGACGCGCTGCCGGCGCAGCTGCGCCGCACCACGCCGTTCCTCACCCACCCGGTCTTCACCGTGCACCGCTCCGAGACCGAGCTGATGCGCTACCTGCGCGCGCTGTCGGACAAGGACCTCGCGCTGGACCGCACGATGATCCCGCTGGGCTCGTGCACCATGAAGCTGAACTCGGCGGTCGAGATGGCCGCGATCACCTGGCCCGAGTTCGCGCACCTGCACCCGTTCGCCCCGGCCGAGCAGGCCCGCGGCTACCGGCAGCTGATCGACGAGCTGTGCGCCGACCTCGCCGAGATCACCGGCTACGCCGCCGTGAGCGTGCAGCCCAACGCCGGCTCGCAGGGCGAGTTCGCCGGGCTGCTGGCCATCCACCGCTACCACCGCTCGCGCGGCGACGAGCAGCGCGACGTCTGCCTGATCCCGAGCTCCGCGCACGGGACCAACGCCGCCAGCGCCGTCATGGCCGGCTTCCGGGTGGTCGTGGTGGCCTGCGACGACGCCGGCAACGTCGATCTGGGCGACCTGCGGGCCAAGATCGAGCAGCACGCCGAGCGGCTGGCCGCGATCATGCTGACCTACCCCTCGACCCACGGGGTGTTCGAGACCGAGGTGCAGGAGATCTGCGCGGCGGTGCACGACGCCGGCGGTCAGGTCTACGTCGACGGCGCGAACCTCAACGCGATGGTCGGGCTGGCCCGGCCGGGGCGCTTCGGCTCCGACGTCAGCCACCTCAACCTCCACAAGACCTTCTGCATCCCGCACGGCGGCGGCGGTCCGGGCGTCGGGCCGATCGGGGTCGCTGACCACCTCGTGCCGTTCCTGCCGGGTCACCCCCTGGCCGAGACCGGCGGCCAGGGGCCGGCCGTGTCGGGGGCACCGTGGGGGTCGGCCGGCATCCTGCCGATCTCGTGGGCCTACCTGCGGCTGATGGGTCCCGACGGCCTCAAGCAGGCGACCGAGCACGCCATCCTCACCGCCAACTACGTGGCCGCGCGGCTGCGGGAGCACTTCCCGGTGCTCTACACCGGCGCCACCGGGCTGGTGGCGCACGAGTGCATCCTCGACATCCGCCCGCTGACCAAGGCGACCGGCATCACCAACGACGACATCGCCAAGCGGCTGATCGACTTCGGTTTCCACGCGCCGACGATGAGCTTCCCGGTGGCCGGGACGCTGATGGTCGAGCCGACCGAGAGCGAGGACAAGGGCGAGATCGACCGCTTCGTCGAGGCGATGGCGACCATCCGCGCCGAGATCGAGAAGGTCGCGACGGGGGAGTACGACCGCGGCGACAACCCGCTGCGCAACGCGCCGCACACGCTGGCCATGGTGGCGGGGGAGTGGGAGCGGCCCTATCCGCGGTCGGTCGCGGTGCACCCCGTGCCAGGGCTGGTCGGCCGGTCCTACCTCAGCCCGGTGCGGCGGATCGACCAGGCGTACGGCGACCGGCACCTGGTCTGCGCCTGCCCGTCACCGGAGGCGTTCGCCGAACCCGACCCCGCCGAGGTCGCGGCCGATCTCGACGGGGGCCGTACGCCGTCCCGCGCCGAGAGCGCGCCGGACGACCGGGGGACGACGGAGGACGTCGTCCGCGTCTGA
- a CDS encoding pyridoxamine 5'-phosphate oxidase family protein: MTTTIGEIDPRYGDASATAPPWSQIERRLTDAQLYWIVTVRADGRPHAVPLVGGVARRGLRLLHRRRGAEAPQPRGEPARGRDDGHHRRRRVDSGTEVVVEGTAVRVTDHPALQELADAWAAKYGDDWRFEVRGEEFVELSRSGGATEGGARVFRVAPAKVLAFGGGHGQTRYRF, from the coding sequence ATGACCACCACGATCGGCGAGATCGACCCCCGGTACGGCGACGCGTCGGCCACCGCGCCGCCGTGGTCGCAGATCGAGCGCCGGCTGACCGACGCGCAGCTCTACTGGATCGTCACCGTCCGCGCGGACGGTCGTCCGCACGCGGTCCCCCTCGTGGGGGGTGTGGCACGGCGGGGCCTTCGCCTTCTGCACCGGCGCCGAGGAGCAGAAGCACCGCAACCTCGAGGGGAACCCGCACGTGGCCGTGACGACGGGCACCACCGGCGCCGGCGGGTGGACAGCGGCACCGAGGTCGTGGTCGAGGGGACCGCGGTCCGGGTCACCGACCACCCGGCCCTGCAGGAGCTGGCCGACGCGTGGGCGGCCAAGTACGGCGACGACTGGCGCTTCGAGGTCCGGGGCGAGGAGTTCGTCGAGCTCAGCCGCTCGGGTGGCGCGACCGAGGGCGGTGCCCGCGTCTTCCGGGTCGCGCCGGCGAAGGTCCTCGCCTTCGGCGGCGGGCACGGCCAGACGAGGTACCGGTTCTGA
- a CDS encoding YciI family protein, with protein sequence MPQYLFLLYDDESRWAAPSDEEIAAEMARHGLFAEAVAAAEGAQILGGEALQSTQTASTLRRDAADAEPLLTDGPFAETKEALGGYYLIEARDLDQALELAKKCPVSQGGVEVRPIWKFGE encoded by the coding sequence ATGCCGCAGTACCTGTTCCTGCTGTACGACGACGAGTCGCGCTGGGCCGCCCCGAGCGACGAGGAGATCGCCGCCGAGATGGCCCGGCACGGCCTGTTCGCCGAGGCCGTCGCCGCGGCCGAGGGCGCGCAGATCCTCGGCGGTGAGGCCCTGCAGTCCACCCAGACCGCCTCGACGCTGCGCCGCGACGCGGCCGACGCCGAGCCCCTGCTCACCGACGGCCCGTTCGCCGAGACCAAGGAGGCCCTCGGCGGCTACTACCTGATCGAGGCCCGCGATCTCGACCAGGCGCTCGAGCTGGCCAAGAAGTGCCCGGTCAGCCAGGGCGGGGTCGAGGTCCGGCCCATCTGGAAGTTCGGGGAGTGA
- a CDS encoding glycoside hydrolase family 65 protein produces the protein MTEGRASFPIEPWSLTEVGLDHSSLGVHESVFALANGHIGMRGSFEEGEPVVVPGTYLNGFYEERPLPYAEAGYGFPESGQTVVNVTDGKLIRLLVRDSPLDLNYGEIIEHRRTLDLRAGVLRRLTEWRAPNGRAVRVTSTRLVSLVRRSIAAIEYEVECIDDQGDLYIALQSDLLANQTQTSSGPEDPRASAELGRALINEITVGRGRRAVLVHRTQRSRLRVAAGMEHQVEVPDTSSEDLEYGADLARWTLAARLPKGTTLRIVKFLAYGWSSRRSAEAVRDQVEASLATAKLAGWERLLREQRELLDQHWDEADVEIEGDAELQQAVRVGMFHVLQAGLRAERQPIPAKGLTGPGYDGHTFWDTETYVLPVLTYTAPEAARDYLRWRHSTLDKARDRARVLGLQGAAFPWRTIHGEETSGYWPAGTAAFHINADVADAVVRYWHATLDEDFDRDFGAELLVETARLWASLGHFDKEHGFRIDGVTGPDEYTAVVDNNVYTNLMAQRNLREAANAVKRQPDVAGRMDVSDAEVEEWLRAASLMAVPYDTQRGVHMQSDAFTHHEEWDFANTPQDKYPLLLHYPYFDIYRKQVIKQADLVMALHLRGDAFTLEEKIADFAYYEARTVRDSSLSAAQQAVVAAETGHLQLAHDYWGEAALTDLQNLHHNSGHGLHIASLAGGWTVAVAGFGGMRDHEGQLQFAPRLPERITRLRFRVVYQGRTLSVTVEPTQATYRLQDGEPLDIRHHGRQVTVDHEDLELEIPTAPQVEPVHQPQGAEPRRRSRPASD, from the coding sequence GTGACCGAAGGGCGGGCCAGCTTCCCGATCGAGCCGTGGTCGCTGACCGAGGTCGGCCTCGACCACTCCTCGCTCGGCGTGCACGAGTCGGTGTTCGCGCTCGCCAACGGGCACATCGGCATGCGCGGGTCGTTCGAGGAGGGCGAGCCGGTCGTCGTCCCGGGCACCTACCTCAACGGCTTCTACGAGGAGCGCCCGCTGCCCTACGCCGAGGCCGGCTACGGCTTCCCCGAGTCGGGCCAGACGGTCGTCAACGTCACCGACGGCAAGCTCATCCGGCTGCTGGTGCGCGACTCCCCGCTGGACCTCAACTACGGCGAGATCATCGAGCACCGGCGCACCCTCGACCTGCGCGCCGGGGTGCTGCGGCGGCTGACCGAGTGGCGCGCGCCCAACGGCCGCGCCGTCCGGGTCACCTCCACCCGGCTGGTGTCCCTGGTCCGCCGGTCGATCGCGGCCATCGAGTACGAGGTCGAGTGCATCGACGACCAGGGCGACCTCTACATCGCCCTGCAGTCGGACCTGCTGGCCAACCAGACGCAGACCAGCTCCGGGCCCGAGGACCCGCGGGCCTCCGCCGAGCTGGGCCGGGCGCTGATCAACGAGATCACGGTCGGCCGCGGACGCCGGGCGGTGCTGGTCCACCGCACCCAGCGCAGCCGGCTGCGCGTGGCGGCCGGGATGGAGCACCAGGTCGAGGTGCCCGACACCAGCAGCGAGGACCTCGAGTACGGCGCCGATCTGGCCCGCTGGACGCTGGCCGCGCGCCTGCCGAAGGGCACCACGCTGCGGATCGTGAAGTTCCTGGCCTACGGCTGGTCCTCCCGCCGGTCGGCCGAGGCGGTCCGCGACCAGGTGGAGGCGTCGCTGGCCACCGCCAAGCTGGCCGGCTGGGAGCGGCTGCTGCGCGAGCAGCGGGAGCTGCTCGACCAGCACTGGGACGAGGCCGACGTGGAGATCGAGGGGGACGCCGAGCTGCAGCAGGCGGTGCGCGTGGGCATGTTCCACGTCCTGCAGGCGGGCCTGCGCGCCGAGCGCCAGCCGATCCCGGCCAAGGGGCTGACCGGCCCGGGCTACGACGGGCACACCTTCTGGGACACCGAGACCTACGTGCTGCCGGTGCTCACCTACACCGCGCCCGAGGCGGCCCGCGACTACCTGCGCTGGCGGCACTCGACGCTGGACAAGGCCCGCGACCGCGCCCGGGTGCTGGGGCTGCAGGGGGCGGCGTTCCCCTGGCGCACAATCCACGGGGAGGAGACCTCGGGCTACTGGCCGGCCGGCACGGCGGCCTTCCACATCAACGCCGACGTGGCCGACGCCGTCGTCCGCTACTGGCACGCCACGCTCGACGAGGATTTCGACCGCGACTTCGGCGCGGAGCTGCTGGTCGAGACCGCGCGGCTGTGGGCCTCGCTGGGCCACTTCGACAAGGAGCACGGCTTCCGCATCGACGGGGTGACCGGCCCCGACGAGTACACCGCCGTCGTCGACAACAACGTCTACACGAACCTGATGGCGCAGCGGAACCTGCGCGAGGCGGCCAACGCGGTGAAGCGCCAGCCCGACGTGGCCGGGCGGATGGACGTGTCCGACGCCGAGGTGGAGGAGTGGCTGCGGGCGGCATCGCTGATGGCGGTGCCCTACGACACCCAGCGCGGGGTGCACATGCAGTCCGACGCGTTCACCCACCACGAGGAGTGGGACTTCGCGAACACCCCGCAGGACAAGTACCCGCTGCTGCTGCACTACCCGTACTTCGACATCTACCGCAAGCAGGTGATCAAGCAGGCCGACCTGGTCATGGCCCTGCACCTGCGCGGCGACGCCTTCACCCTCGAGGAGAAGATCGCCGACTTCGCCTACTACGAGGCCCGCACGGTGCGCGACTCGTCGCTGTCGGCGGCCCAGCAGGCCGTCGTCGCCGCGGAGACCGGGCACCTGCAGCTCGCCCACGACTACTGGGGCGAGGCCGCGCTGACCGACCTGCAGAACCTGCACCACAACTCCGGGCACGGGCTGCACATCGCCTCGCTGGCCGGCGGCTGGACGGTCGCGGTCGCGGGCTTCGGCGGCATGCGCGACCACGAGGGGCAGCTGCAGTTCGCGCCGCGGCTGCCCGAGCGGATCACCCGGCTGAGGTTCCGCGTGGTCTACCAGGGCAGGACCCTGTCGGTGACCGTCGAGCCGACGCAGGCGACCTACCGCCTCCAGGACGGCGAGCCGCTCGACATCCGCCACCACGGCCGGCAGGTGACCGTCGACCACGAGGACCTCGAGCTGGAGATCCCGACCGCGCCGCAGGTC
- a CDS encoding HAD family hydrolase, with product MLGLPDSVRACLFDLDGVLTRTATVHFAAWKRTFDQFLHEREPGMPEFTQLDYNRYVDGRPRADGVRGFLESRGIHLPEGSPGDDWAAGTVQAIATRKNDAVLQELEEHGIEVYPGSVRYLHAVKEAGLATAVVTASANGQQVITAAGFADLIDVRVDGIVAAREGLRGKPHADTFLAGARALGVEAAQAVVFEDALSGVEAGRAGDFGFVVGVDRVGQADQLKEHGADVVVQDLAELLEGEK from the coding sequence GTGCTCGGTCTCCCGGACTCGGTCCGCGCGTGCCTGTTCGATCTCGACGGCGTCCTGACCAGGACGGCGACGGTCCACTTCGCCGCCTGGAAGCGCACCTTCGACCAGTTCCTCCACGAGCGGGAGCCCGGCATGCCGGAGTTCACGCAACTGGACTACAACCGCTACGTCGACGGCCGGCCGCGGGCCGACGGCGTCCGCGGGTTCCTCGAGAGCCGCGGCATCCACCTGCCCGAGGGCAGCCCCGGCGACGACTGGGCGGCCGGCACCGTGCAGGCGATCGCCACCCGGAAGAACGACGCCGTGCTGCAGGAGCTGGAGGAGCACGGCATCGAGGTGTATCCCGGCTCGGTGCGCTACCTGCACGCGGTCAAGGAGGCGGGGCTGGCCACCGCCGTGGTGACCGCCTCGGCCAACGGCCAGCAGGTCATCACGGCCGCCGGCTTCGCCGACCTCATCGACGTCCGCGTCGACGGCATCGTCGCCGCCCGGGAGGGGCTGCGCGGCAAGCCGCACGCCGACACGTTCCTGGCCGGTGCCCGGGCGCTCGGGGTGGAGGCGGCGCAGGCCGTCGTCTTCGAGGACGCGCTGTCGGGCGTGGAGGCGGGGCGGGCCGGCGACTTCGGGTTCGTCGTCGGGGTGGACCGGGTCGGCCAGGCCGACCAGCTGAAGGAGCACGGCGCCGACGTCGTCGTGCAGGACCTCGCGGAGCTGCTGGAGGGCGAGAAGTGA
- a CDS encoding DUF5999 family protein, with protein MCSHLIPCPDADSENRDLAVVLVSHPEQGWRLLCNGVVLFDDDGELLPDGRSVPDHHTWQAPVLA; from the coding sequence ATGTGCTCCCACCTCATCCCGTGCCCTGACGCCGACAGCGAGAACCGCGACCTCGCGGTGGTGCTGGTGAGCCACCCCGAGCAGGGCTGGCGGCTCCTGTGCAACGGCGTCGTCCTGTTCGACGACGACGGTGAGCTGCTGCCCGACGGGCGGTCGGTACCGGACCACCACACCTGGCAGGCCCCCGTACTCGCCTGA
- a CDS encoding RNA polymerase sigma factor, translating to MTPGGDAVGTALEQAHRAQWPVLVATTVRVLRDLDAAEECVQDAFASALRTWRTDGVPANPAAWLTTATRNRATDRLRRLATERRALPALVGEVERLTRDGAPSSPPGEATDEGEDLLRLVLLCTHPALSPEARLALTLRAVCGVPTAQVARVMLTSEPTTAARLTRAKKKIATAGIPLRLPGPADRHERVAGALDVVHLVLTCAHESPGADDGLAARALLLARALVRLAPEETEARGLLALALLTGARDAARRSPDGSVVLLADQDRARWDRAAVAEGLALVRELMPHPAGRFTLQAAIAAEHTRAPDAAATDWPQVLRLYDALLAEWPTPVVALNRAVAVAEVDGPLAGLRAIEEVAADPALARYPWLPAARADLRRRSGDRSGAVADYRHALFLAADPADRAFLQGRLHELADGA from the coding sequence GTGACCCCCGGCGGGGACGCCGTCGGCACGGCGCTGGAGCAGGCGCACCGGGCGCAGTGGCCGGTGCTCGTGGCGACGACGGTGCGCGTGCTGCGCGACCTCGACGCCGCCGAGGAGTGCGTGCAGGACGCGTTCGCCTCGGCCCTGCGCACCTGGCGCACCGACGGCGTGCCCGCCAACCCCGCCGCGTGGCTGACCACCGCCACCCGCAACCGGGCCACCGACCGGCTGCGCCGGCTGGCCACCGAGCGGCGCGCGCTGCCCGCCCTCGTCGGTGAGGTCGAGCGGCTCACCCGGGACGGCGCGCCGTCGTCCCCACCCGGGGAGGCCACCGACGAGGGCGAGGACCTGCTGCGGCTGGTGCTGCTGTGCACCCACCCCGCCCTCTCCCCCGAGGCACGGCTCGCCCTGACCCTGCGGGCCGTGTGCGGCGTGCCGACGGCGCAGGTCGCCCGCGTGATGCTCACCTCGGAGCCGACGACCGCGGCCCGGCTCACCCGGGCGAAGAAGAAGATCGCGACCGCCGGGATCCCGCTGCGGCTGCCCGGGCCGGCCGACCGGCACGAGCGGGTGGCCGGCGCGCTGGACGTCGTCCACCTGGTGCTCACCTGCGCGCACGAGTCACCGGGTGCCGACGACGGGCTCGCCGCCCGCGCGCTGCTCCTGGCCCGGGCGCTGGTGCGCCTGGCGCCGGAGGAGACGGAGGCCCGGGGGCTGCTCGCCCTCGCCCTGCTGACCGGCGCCCGCGACGCCGCCCGCCGCTCCCCCGACGGGTCGGTGGTGCTGCTGGCCGACCAGGACCGCGCCCGCTGGGACCGGGCCGCGGTCGCCGAGGGCCTGGCGCTGGTGCGCGAGCTGATGCCCCACCCGGCCGGCCGGTTCACCCTGCAGGCGGCGATCGCGGCCGAGCACACCCGCGCGCCGGACGCCGCGGCCACCGACTGGCCGCAGGTGCTGCGGCTCTACGACGCGCTGCTCGCCGAGTGGCCGACCCCGGTGGTGGCGCTCAACCGCGCGGTCGCCGTCGCCGAGGTCGACGGGCCGCTGGCGGGCCTGCGCGCCATCGAGGAGGTGGCGGCCGATCCGGCGCTGGCCCGCTACCCGTGGCTGCCCGCCGCCCGGGCCGACCTGCGGCGGCGCAGCGGCGACCGTTCAGGGGCGGTGGCCGACTACCGGCACGCCCTCTTCCTGGCCGCCGATCCGGCCGACCGGGCGTTCCTGCAGGGCAGGCTGCACGAACTGGCTGACGGAGCCTGA
- a CDS encoding GNAT family N-acetyltransferase — MPTRRGLLDCIERYFAAAPLPESRIEAVGALDVPVGDPAWPYPARVRPGGGPVSADDVRTAIALQEGAGIPVGLEWIGERSPELAGVARSAGLTVDELPLLVADSPVELLLPSEVRLYLVGADDPELPRYEQVASIAFAHPGGVRDIGSLPPDTSPEAAARTATLRERIAAGRTVMMVAVEDDEPVAVGSHQPVDVDGSEVSEIVGVATLPRLRTRGLGAGLASALTAHALESADLVFLTAGDDDVARVYERVGFARLATTFVAEPPDDTP, encoded by the coding sequence GTGCCGACGCGACGAGGACTGCTCGACTGCATCGAGCGCTACTTCGCCGCCGCCCCGCTGCCCGAGTCGCGGATCGAGGCGGTCGGTGCGCTCGACGTACCCGTCGGCGACCCGGCCTGGCCGTACCCGGCCCGGGTGCGTCCCGGCGGGGGGCCGGTGAGCGCGGACGACGTCCGGACGGCGATCGCCCTCCAGGAGGGCGCCGGGATCCCGGTCGGCCTGGAGTGGATCGGCGAGCGCTCGCCCGAGCTGGCGGGGGTCGCCCGCTCGGCGGGGTTGACCGTCGACGAGCTGCCGCTGCTGGTCGCCGACAGCCCGGTGGAGCTGCTGCTGCCGTCCGAGGTCCGGCTGTACCTGGTCGGCGCCGACGACCCCGAGCTGCCCCGCTACGAGCAGGTCGCCTCGATCGCCTTCGCCCACCCCGGCGGGGTCCGCGACATCGGGTCGCTGCCGCCGGACACCTCGCCCGAGGCCGCCGCCCGCACCGCGACGCTGCGCGAGCGGATCGCCGCCGGGCGCACGGTGATGATGGTCGCCGTCGAGGACGACGAGCCGGTGGCCGTCGGCTCGCACCAGCCGGTGGACGTCGACGGCAGCGAGGTCTCGGAGATCGTCGGCGTCGCCACGCTGCCGCGGCTGCGGACCCGCGGACTGGGCGCGGGGCTGGCCTCGGCGCTCACCGCGCACGCCCTCGAGTCGGCCGACCTGGTGTTCCTCACCGCCGGCGACGACGACGTGGCCCGCGTCTACGAACGGGTCGGCTTCGCCCGCCTGGCGACCACCTTCGTCGCCGAACCCCCCGACGACACCCCCTGA